A section of the Oscarella lobularis chromosome 15, ooOscLobu1.1, whole genome shotgun sequence genome encodes:
- the LOC136196267 gene encoding uncharacterized protein, with the protein MANKKALEALDRFLRDIRNNDTLMGGLPLILAGDFRQMLPVIPKGTKADEIAACLKYSRSIWPKVRTMRLTTNMRVHLYGDRESGSYAELLLEIGNGTIPTGPEDGLINVPCGTVVQSPNELIQAVFPQLHERYKDTAWLGERAILAPRNDAVNQINDTMLQLIPDNEKVYLAVDRTRRCSQLSHGTLKVGAPIMLLRNIDAPKLCNGTKLTVTRLCPNVIEATICTGQYAGESRLQFPVRLSFAMTINKSQGQTLKTVGLSLQTKCFSHGQFYVACSRATNTDVSATLFDGTPDTANFVSEHSPNSLDIDARAHEPPLPNQPEENAGVEENAAVEENAAVEVPVVQLPNFPAFRYNPRDTFDGANIGSMSATCEHCKAKKLHSEPGKICCANNKVDLPLLGSPPEPLRTLLTQNTASAKEFRSKIRNYNSCFVMTSFQAHTLVEPGFMPTFKVQGQIYHYIGPLTRTDDRAPQFVQTYFIDDRGEQAEARLSWQRDHDSQLNGHTIGRLQDMLHEHNEHVRVFKTALEQRTPTAPDYRVVIRAERTPRGEHQRTFNAPSGNDVAALIPDGQAGYRDIVLSNRDHRIKRINELHRCYDSLQYPLLFPRGEDGYHLLRFQKDARTNQQSTKKMSMLQFYAFRLMHREDDFNILLRGGELSHQFIVDVFAKIETDRLNLLRVQQEELRAADYTTLRDAVETDGDARNVGQLVVLPSTFTGGPRYMHEKCQDAMTYVKHGGAPDFFITMTCNPRWQEITSELYPNQTPKNRHDLIARVFRLKVREFMGLIDAKCIFGQKRSHVYTIEWQKRGLPHVHLLLWLAQKVRPEQIDSVISAELPDPNEDPELFATVTRHMIHGPCGQLNPRSPCMKEGQCTKHYPRQFLRETVTSLNGYPLYRRRSPEDGGVETTLGRFRIDNRWVVPYNPFLSRTFDAHINVEYCRSICALKYLMAYLNKGKDKAVVGLQNRYRNDELTRYQVARYISTNESVWRIMQFPIHDHFPAVEQLQVHLENGQRTLFTAQNAENRAAVPPETTLTGFFALCARDDFAKTLLYVDVPRYYRWVDKKWQKRKQGRILPEHPTVRESTTLGRIYTLHPRNTECYLLRLLLLHVRGPTCFADLRTVDGTVFDTYHEACKERGLLTDDQHWHHALTEATVTDRPHKIRDMFAIMLHMCEISDLLELWERHKEAMTQDYLRALRRRANDNTLPYTDAIFNRALIYIENKLLSFPGGKPLEEYRLPTPNHAQEQTADFPREMVTEYSYNTPEMHERLATNERSLTPDQTEVYDELLAYVTRGASNSILFLDAPGGTGKTFLLNVFLDKIRSQGEIALAVASSGIAATLLTGGKTAHSVFKLPLNICRYDRPTCTIQKNTARSRLLRLAKVIIWDECTMANKKALEALDRSLRDIRETNSVMGGLPLILAGDFRQTLPIIPKGTKADEIAACLKSSATLWPKVRTLSLRTNMRAHLFGDAQSGAYADLLMQIGNGEIPIDPQDGLIDIPCGTVVQSANELVELVFPQLSERYKDIAWLGQRAILAPRNDKVTELNETMLELIPEEEKVYLAVDTTLEPDDAVNYPTEVLNSLNPPGLPSHTLRLKVGAPIMLLRNIDSPKLCNGTKLTVTRLCPNVIEATLCTGQYADFLTDHLFRSFCTRGKAPPVEPPRPYARCANCGTIARIADCPREATALLILQNDTDPRIELRANSAALSIIGISGCQVLNPELMRDSSGRYIIEDITNDISGSGMRVFATWKEISDHLRMIVEFKTE; encoded by the exons ATGGCGAACAAAAAAGCTCTTGAGGCATTAGACAGATTCCTTCGAGATATTCGCAACAACGACACACTCATGGGAGGTCTGCCTCTAATACTGGCAGGAGACTTCCGACAAATGCTACCGGTGATACCAAAAGGAACAAAGGccgacgagatcgccgcATGCCTCAAATACTCGCGCTCCATTTGGCCTAAAGTCCGAACTATGCGTTTGACAACGAACATGAGAGTTCATCTGTACGGAGACCGCGAGTCAGGCTCTTATGCAGAATTACTCTTGGAAATCGGCAATGGAACAATTCCCACTGGCCCTGAAGACGGTCTTATCAACGTACCTTGCGGCACCGTAGTCCAATCACCTAACGAACTCATACAAGCCGTTTTCCCTCAACTTCACGAGCGATACAAAGACACCGCCTGGCTTGGCGAACGCGCCATTCTCGCTCCTCGAAATGACGCCGTCAATCAAATAAACGACACTATGCTCCAGCTCATACCAGACAACGAAAAAGTTTATCTCGCCGTTGATAGAACCAGACGATGCAGTCAACTATCCCACGGAA CTCTAAAAGTCGGTGCGCCTATTATGCTTCTGCGAAATATCGACGCCCCGAAACTGTGCAACGGAACAAAGTTGACCGTCACCCGACTCTGCCCCAACGTTATCGAGGCGACAATTTGCACTGGACAGTACGCAGGCGAGAGT AGACTGCAGTTTCCCGTCAGGCTGTCCTTTGCAATGACGATAAACAAGTCGCAGGGACAGACATTGAAAACGGTTGGTCTCAGTCTTCAGACCAAATGCTTTTCTCACGGCCAATTCTACGTCGCCTGCTCGCGT GCCACCAATACAGACGTCTCAGCAACCCTTTTCGACGGTACACCTGACACCGCAAATTTCGTTTCCGAGCACTCCCCTAATTCCTTGGACATCGACGCGCGAGCCCATGAGCCTCCGCTGCCGAATCAGCCGGAGGAAAACGCGGGggttgaagaaaacgcggcggttgaagaaaacgcagcGGTTGAAGTGCCTGTAGTGCAACTTCCGAATTTTCCCGCTTTTCGATACAATCCGCGAGACACGTTCGATGGAGCCAATATCGGTTCGATGTCTGCCACGTGCGAGCACTGCAAGGCGAAAAAGTTGCATTCTGAACCAGGTAAAATATGCTGCGCAAATAACAAAGTAGATCTTCCTCTGCTCGGTTCTCCGCCTGAGCCGTTGAGGACGCTCCTTACACAAAACACAGCCTCCGCAAAAGAGTTCCGAAGCAAAATACGAAATTACAACTCCTGCTTTGTGATGACTTCTTTTCAAGCGCATACGTTGGTCGAACCAGGATTCATGCCCACCTTCAAAGTCCAGGGGCAAATCTATCACTACATAGGCCCTCTCACTCGCACAGACGACCGTGCTCCGCAATTTGTGCAAACCTATTTTATCGACGATCGCGGAGAGCAAGCGGAAGCGCGACTTTCGTGGCAGAGGGATCACGATTCGCAGCTAAACGGGCACACAATTGGTCGTCTTCAGGACATGCTGCATGAGCACAATGAACACGTGCGCGTATTTAAAACGGCTCTCGAACAGAGAACCCCGACCGCACCCGATTATCGCGTTGTTATACGAGCCGAAAGAACTCCTCGAGGAGAGCATCAACGGACTTTCAATGCGCCTTCTgggaacgacgtcgcagcTCTCATTCCCGACGGTCAGGCCGGTTATCGCGACATCGTCCTGTCCAATCGCGATCACAGAATTAAGCGCATCAACGAACTGCACAGATGTTACGATTCCCTCCAGTATCCGCTACTGTTTCCCAGAGGCGAAGACGGTTATCATCTGCTTCGCTTCCAAAAAGATGCGCGGACTAACCagcaatcgacgaagaaaatgtcTATGCTCCAATTTTACGCGTTCAGACTGATGCAccgagaagacgactttAACATTCTACTGCGCGGAGGCGAACTGTCTCACCAGTTCATCGTAGACGTGTtcgcgaaaatcgaaacCGACCGTTTGAATCTCTTGCGCGTACAGCAAGAAGAGTTGCGCGCAGCCGATTACACGACCTTGAGAGACGCAGTCGAGACGGACGGAGACGCTCGCAACGTTGGACAGTTGGTCGTCCTTCCCTCTACATTTACTGGCGGGCCTCGATACATGCACGAGAAATGCCAAGATGCAATGACATACGTTAAACATGGCGGAGCGCCTGATTTCTTCATCACCATGACTTGCAATCCGCGTTGGCAAGAAATAACGTCAGAGCTGTATCCCAACCAGACGCCAAAGAATAGACACGATCTCATTGCCAGAGTTTTCAGACTGAAGGTTCGAGAGTTCATGGGCCTCATCGACGCCAAGTGCATTTTCGGCCAGAAACGATCTCACGTCTACACCATAGAGTGGCAAAAGCGAGGGTTGCCTCACGTTCACCTACTCCTGTGGTTAGCGCAAAAAGTACGTCCTGAGCAAATAGACAGCGTGATTAGCGCAGAGCTCCCCGATCCCAACGAAGACCCCGAACTTTTTGCCACTGTGACCAGACACATGATTCACGGCCCTTGCGGACAGTTGAATCCCAGATCCCCCTGCATGAAAGAAGGACAATGCACCAAGCACTACCCCAGGCAGTTTCTCCGCGAAACCGTGACTTCTCTCAACGGATACCCGCTTTACAGGCGACGATCTCCGGAAGACGGTGGAGTCGAAACTACTCTAGGAAGATTCCGCATCGACAACCGTTGGGTCGTTCCTTACAATCCATTTTTATCTCGAACGTTTGACGCCCACATAAACGTCGAGTACTGCAGGTCCATTTGCGCACTGAAGTACCTAATGGCCTACCTGAACAAAGGGAAGGATAAGGCCGTGGTCGGCCTGCAGAATAGAtacagaaacgacgaattaACCCGATATCAGGTGGCAAGATACATTAGTACGAACGAAAGCGTTTGGCGAATAATGCAATTCCCAATCCACGACCACTTTCCCGCAGTCGAACAACTTCAAGTCCACCTAGAAAATGGGCAGAGAACGCTTTTCACCGCTCAAAACGCCGAAAACCGTGCAGCGGTTCCTCCCGAGACAACGCTAACCGGCTTCTTCGCACTTTGCGCCAGAGACGACTTTGCCAAGACCCTTCTTTACGTCGACGTCCCCAGGTACTACAGATGGGTAGATAAAAAGtggcaaaagagaaagcaagGTCGGATTTTACCCGAACATCCCACCGTCAGAGAATCCACGACACTCGGTCGCATCTACACCCTTCACCCGAGAAACACCGAATGCTATCTTTTACGactgcttcttcttcacgtTCGAGGGCCCACTTGCTTCGCAGACTTACGAACTGTCGACGGCACCGTCTTCGATACCTATCACGAGGCATGCAAAGAACGCGGCCTTCTAACCGACGATCAGCATTGGCACCACGCGCTGACGGAGGCAACTGTAACCGATCGCCCGCACAAAATTCGCGACATGTTCGCTATCATGCTTCACATGTGCGAAATTTCCGATCTTCTCGAACTTTGGGAACGACACAAAGAAGCAATGACGCAAGATTACCTACGGGCTCTTCGCAGACGCGCAAACGACAACACTTTGCCGTACACGGACGCGATCTTCAATCGCGCTCTAATATACATTGAAAACAAATTGCTCTCTTTTCCCGGAGGAAAGCCGCTCGAAGAATATCGTTTGCCCACCCCCAACCACGCCCAAGAGCAAACCGCCGATTTTCCTCGCGAAATGGTCACAGAATATTCCTATAACACCCCTGAGATGCACGAACGACTCGCGACAAACGAGCGCTCTCTCACACCAGATCAAACAGAAGTCTACGACGAATTGCTCGCCTACGTTACTCGAGGAGCGAGCAACTCAATCCTTTTTCTCGACGCTCCGGGAGGGACCGGAAAGACGTTTCTTCTAAATGTTTTTCTAGATAAAATTCGATCGCAAGGCGAAATAGCTCTCGCAGTCGCCTCCTCCGGAATTGCCGCAACACTCCTAACGGGCGGCAAAACGGCTCATTCCGTCTTTAAGCTACCCCTCAACATCTGTCGCTACGATCGTCCTACCTGCACGATTCAAAAGAACACCGCGCGATCGAGACTTCTACGCTTGGCCAAAGTCATTATATGGGACGAGTGCACCATGGCCAACAAAAAGGCTCTCGAAGCACTAGATCGAAGTCTACGAGATATCCGCGAAACCAATTCCGTCATGGGAGGCTTGCCACTCATACTAGCAGGAGACTTCAGGCAAACCTTACCGATAATACCAAAAGGCACGAAAGCCGACGAAATCGCAGCCTGCCTGAAATCCTCCGCTACTTTATGGCCCAAAGTCCGCACGCTCAGTTTGAGAACGAATATGAGAGCTCATCTGTTCGGGGACGCTCAGTCCGGCGCCTACGCAGATCTACTCATGCAAATCGGCAACGGCGAAATTCCGATCGATCCGCAAGACGGTCTCATCGACATTCCTTGTGGAACAGTTGTCCAATCCGCCAACGAACTTGTAGAACTCGTCTTTCCCCAACTCTCCGAGAGATACAAAGACATCGCTTGGCTCGGACAAAGAGCTATACTCGCCCCGAGAAACGATAAGGTAACGGAACTGAACGAGACGATGCTCGAACTCATacccgaagaagaaaaggtcTATTTAGCCGTCGATACGACGCTAGAACCTGACGACGCTGTTAACTACCCGACCGAAGTTCTCAATTCCCTCAATCCGCCAGGTCTGCCCTCGCACACTTTACGACTCAAAGTCGGCGCACCTATCATGCTTCTTCGCAACATCGACTCCCCTAAACTGTGCAACGGTACGAAACTGACCGTCACTCGACTCTGCCCCAACGTCATAGAGGCAACTTTGTGCACGGGGCAATACGCCG ATTTTCTGACCGACCATTTATTTCGCTCCTTCTGCACCCGAGGCAAAGCGCCTCCTGTCGAACCTCCTCGCCCCTACGCTCGCTGCGCCAATTGCGGCACCATAGCACGCATCGCAGATTGCCCTCGCGAGGCCACGGCGCTTCTCATTCTCCAAAACGACACCGATCCGCGCATCGAACTTCGCGCCAATTCTGCGGCACTATCGATCATCG GAATATCGGGCTGTCAGGTCCTCAATCCCGAACTGATGAGAGATAGCAGTGGGAGATATATTATTGAAGACATAACTAATGATATTTCAGGATCGGGAATGCGCGTGTTTGCAACTTGGAAAGAAATATCTGATCATCTGCGTATGATTGTCGAGTTCAAGACAGAGTGA
- the LOC136195790 gene encoding uncharacterized protein, protein MLHQHNEHVRILKTALDQRTPDMPDYRVVIRADRVPRGQHQRTFNAPSGNDVAAILPEGQEGYRDIVLSNRDDTIKRITEIHRSYDSLQYPLLFPRGEDGYTILCRQKDSKTNRIIEKKMSMLQFYAFRIMQRDGDFNILLRAGELSHQFIVDVFAKIETDRLNHMRTNQEQLRAASYTALRDAVETDGDVSNVGQLVVLPSSFTGGPRYMHEKCQDAMTYVKHHGAPDLFITMTCNPNWPEITSELFPGQSPKDRHDLIARVFRLIVQRSLYLVDTQHIYGIKRCHVYTIEWQKRGLPHVHCLSWMVEKIRPDQIDSIISAELPDPNEDPELFATITKHMIHGPCGQLNRRSPCMKDGQCTKHYPREFLRETITSLNGYPLYRRRSPEDGGIETTIGRFHVDNRWVIPYSPFLSRTFGCHVNVEYCRSICALKYLMAYLNKGKDKAVVSLANRHRNDEITRYQIARYISTNEGVWRMLQFPIHDHFPAVEQLHVHLENGQRTLFNVQNAPDRAAEPPSTTLTGFFELCATDNFAKTLLYIDVPRYYRWVKKKWQRRIQGHLVPETDGIRKSTTLGRIYTVHPRNTECYLLRLLLLHVRGPTSFADLRTVDGTIFDTYAEACRERGLLADDQHWHLALTEATVTDRPYKIRDMFAIMLHMCEISDPLRLWEQHKEAMAQDFLRTLRRRANGDTLPYTDAIFNRALLCIENKLLSFPGGKPLSDYHLPSPDRSSEQEDDSLPREIAAEYFYNTAEMQERLTRNEHSLTEDQRQIYEELLAYVVQGPNDSIIFLDAPGGTGKTYLLNLFLDKIRSQGEIALAVASSGIAATLLTGGKTAHFVFKLL, encoded by the coding sequence ATGCTCCACCAACACAACGAGCACGTTCGCATTTTGAAAACCGCGCTCGATCAGCGAACACCAGACATGCCTGACTATCGTGTCGTTATTCGCGCCGACAGAGTTCCCCGAGGCCAACATCAACGAACGTTCAATGCGCCATCTGGCAACGACGTTGCTGCAATTTTACCCGAAGGTCAAGAAGGATATCGCGACATCGTCCTTTCCAATAGAGATGATACAATAAAACGCATTACCGAAATTCACAGATCTTATGATTCGTTGCAATACccgcttctttttccgaGAGGCGAAGACGGATACACAATATTGTGCCGACAAAAGGattcgaaaacgaatcgaatcatcgagaaaaaaatgtcaatGCTTCAATTTTACGCATTTCGAATCATgcagcgcgacggcgactttaACATTCTTCTACGTGCAGGCGAATTGTCTCACCAGTTCattgtcgacgtttttgcGAAAATAGAAACTGACAGACTAAACCACATGCGCACAAATCAAGAACAACTTCGTGCTGCCTCCTACACGGCCCTAAGAGATGCAGTCGAAACTGACGGCGACGTGAGCAACGTCGGTCAATTGGTCGtgttgccgtcgtcatttACCGGAGGACCCCGATACATGCACGAAAAGTGCCAAGACGCAATGACGTACGTCAAGCATCACGGAGCTCCCGATTTATTCATAACCATGACCTGCAATCCAAATTGGCCGGAAATTACGAGCGAACTCTTTCCCGGACAATCACCAAAAGATCGGCACGATCTCATAGCAAGAGTTTTCCGTTTGATTGTTCAAAGGTCCTTGTACCTGGTGGACACGCAACACATTTACGGCATCAAACGGTGCCACGTGTACACGATCGAGTGGCAAAAGCGCGGCCTACCTCACGTACACTGTCTCTCTTGGAtggtagaaaaaattcgtcccGATCAAATAGACAGCATCATAAGCGCCGAACTTCCCGACCCCAACGAAGACCCAGAACTTTTCGCAACAATAACCAAGCACATGATCCACGGACCTTGCGGCCAACTCAATCGCAGATCTCCTTGCATGAAAGACGGCCAATGCACCAAACATTATCCTAGAGAGTTTTTGCGCGAGACCATCACATCGCTCAACGGTTATCCCCTATACCGACGTCGATCTCCAGAAGACGGCGGAATAGAAACGACCATAGGCAGATTTCACGTTGACAACAGGTGGGTCATTCCGTACAGTCCATTTCTATCTCGCACTTTCGGCTGccacgtgaacgtcgaaTACTGCAGGTCCATTTGCGCGCTGAAGTACCTCATGGCCTACTTGAACAAGGGCAAAGACAAAGCTGTCGTTAGCTTAGCAAATCGGCACAGGAACGACGAAATCACGCGGTACCAAATAGCGAGATACATTAGTACAAACGAAGGCGTTTGGCGCATGCTTCAGTTTCCCATTCACGACCACTTTCCAGCAGTCGAACAACTTCATGTTCATCTGGAAAACGGCCAGAGAACGCTGTTTAACGTTCAGAACGCTCCGGACCGTGCAGCAGAACCTCCATCTACGACGCTAACCGGTTTCTTCGAGCTCTGCGCTACTGACAACTTCGCCAAAACTCTACTATACATCGACGTTCCACGATACTACAGATGGGTGAAAAAAAAGTGGCAGAGAAGAATACAAGGTCACCTCGTGCCCGAAACTGACGGCATTAGAAAGTCAACAACTTTAGGACGCATTTACACGGTGCATCCCAGAAACACCGAATGCTATCTTTTGcgacttcttttgcttcaCGTTCGAGGACCGACGTCTTTTGCAGACTTAAGAACAGTAGATGGTACCATTTTTGACACCTACGCCGAAGCGTGCCGGGAACGCGGACTTTTGGCCGACGATCAGCATTGGCACCTCGCACTCACAGAAGCAACCGTCACCGATCGTCCTTACAAAATTCGCGACATGTTTGCCATCATGCTTCACATGTGCGAAATTTCCGATCCTCTTCGTTTATGGGAACAACACAAAGAAGCGATGGCCCAAGATTTCCTCCGAACTCTTCGCAGACGCGCAAACGGCGACACGCTACCGTACACTGACGCAATTTTCAACCGAGCTTTACTTTGCATCGAGAACAAGCTCCTTTCGTTTCCTGGAGGAAAACCTCTCAGCGATTACCATTTGCCCAGTCCTGATCGCTCTTCTGAACAAGAAGACGACAGCCTTCCTAGAGAAATTGCTGCTGAATACTTTTATAACACCGCTGAAATGCAAGAGCGACTCACACGAAACGAACACTCCCTCACCGAAGACCAAAGACAAATTTACGAAGAATTACTTGCTTACGTCGTTCAAGGTCCCAACGATTCCATCATTTTCCTCGATGCGCCAGGAGGAACAGGAAAAACCTACTTGCtcaatcttttccttgacaAAATACGATCGCAAGGCGAAATCGCTCTCGCAGTAGCTTCTTCGGGAATCGCAGCAACTCTCCTCACTGGCGGCAAGACGGCCCACTTTGTTTTTAAACTCCTTTAG
- the LOC136196266 gene encoding uncharacterized protein, with translation MDNTMIMADLTRKEYIMLEGYTNRCLFPINLYILDLKRCPPGMYSSDFSLYPCRPCPRGQYSDRGGSTHCTDCPPGLVSSSKGSTSVRNCTCAAGTCIHGQCIVRSDHTTVCICDAGFSGKACATPTSYLIGMGVVVGVLLIVAFYYCIKRVRKQQRVVTYTRIELERAEQTVEELSNIWSVDNDKVDFRQRIGKGSFGDVWTAEYRDQIVAVKVLKIKAEDCTDEQLQDFRDEGELLRSIFHANIVCFIGTGKTADNKPFIVLEYMERGSVRNELDNEYVDHPMELVLQVKYALHAAKGMRHLHNIDRMHRDLKCDNILINVNGIVKVADLGCTKIAPKIDDSGNVKEGSRAVGTAFFRAPKIFRGEAYNGAVDVYSYGITLWEIMTAKYPYFEKFNQGLTAKDILDQILVSDARPEFPVLCSNDLKKLAESC, from the exons ATGGACAACACAATGATTATGGCAGATCTTACGCGGAAGGAATACATTATGTTAGAAGGATACACAA ACCGATGCTTATTTCCCATAAACTTGTACATCTTGGACCTAAAGAGGTGCCCCCCGGGAATGTACAGTTCGGATTTCAGTCTCTATCCTTGTCGCCCATGTCCAAGAGGGCAGTACAGCGATCGAGGCGGTTCCACTCACTGTACCGATTGTCCACCAGGTCTTGTATCAAGCTCGAAGGGCTCAACATCTGTTCGCAATTGTACATGTGCGGCCGGCACTTGCATTCACGGACAATGCATAGTTCGAAGCGACCATACCACAGTCTGCATTTGCGATGCTGGATTTAGTGGAAAAGCCTGCGCAACACCGACATCCTATCTAATCGGTATGGGAGTAGTAGTCGGAGTTCTACTCATAGTTGCATTCTATTACTGCATCAAACGTGTCCGAAAACAACAAAGAGTAGTCACGTACACGAGAATCGAATTGGAGAGAGCCGAACAAACTGTAGAAGAGCTGTCAAACATATGGTCAGTGGACAACGACAAAGTTGACTTTCGACAAAGAATCGGAAAAGGATCGTTTGGCGACGTGTGGACCGCCGAATATCGAGATCAAATCGTTGCCGTCAAAGTTCTCAAGATTAAAGCCGAAGATTGCACGGACGAACAACTGCAAGATTTTCGAGACGAAGGCGAATTACTTCGATCAATTTTCCACGCCAATATCGTTTGTTTCATAGGCACCGGGAAAACGGCCGATAATAAACCGTTCATCGTTTTGGAATACATGGAACGAGGCTCGGTGCGAAACGAGTTAGACAACGAGTACGTCGATCATCCAATGGAACTCGTGCTTCAAGTCAAGTACGCTCTACATGCGGCGAAAGGAATGCGTCATCTGCACAACATCGATAGGATGCATCGCGATCTCAAGTGCGATAACATTCTAATCAATGTCAACGGAATCGTCAAAGTGGCCGATTTGGGTTGCACTAAAATCGCGCCGAAAATTGACGATAGCGGAAATGTTAAAGAAGGTTCCCGCGCCGTGGGTACCGCATTTTTCAGAGCTCCTAAAATATTTCGCGGCGAGGCTTACAACGGTGCTGTGGACGTCTACAGCTACGGAATTACTCTGTGGGAAATCATGACAGCTAAGTATCCGTatttcgaaaaattcaatcaaGGATTGACGGCAAAGGATATTCTGGATCAAATTCTTGTCAGTGATGCGCGACCTGAGTTTCCGGTTCTCTGCAGCaatgatttgaaaaaattggcaGAATCGTGCTAG